One region of Polynucleobacter sp. SHI8 genomic DNA includes:
- the msbA gene encoding lipid A export permease/ATP-binding protein MsbA translates to MKLPHHQVFLRVLSYLKPHKSMIILALLAMAVVAATETSIPALMKPLLDRGFTGGLNDKLWQIPLFLVGLAFIRGAAQFLSNYWLNRVINEVLLILREQMFARLLHAPTEFFQQSTAANLINTVVFEVNNVLSILSSVAINLVRDSLTVLGLLGYLFYLNWKLTLVVMVIFPIIGYTISRINKRLRSLGRDQQKYTSELAYVVEEASAGHKVVKLNSGQDYEMYRFTEMAKQLRKFAIRSSIAGGLNQPITQIVASIALSGVLLIAILQSSTGGTTVGEFAAFVTAMMLIISPLKHLADINQPLQRGLIAAEMIFGLIDQPLEKQVDEVHAKSLKTAKGNIEFDHVSFSYQAAHQESTDPQREVLRDIQLNIAPGEVVAFVGPSGSGKTTLVNLVPRFYTPTTGRILLDGHPIEEYKLADLRLQIGFVSQDVILFNDTIAANVAYGVVHQEDIDRVKVAEAIAAANLSEMIRDLPDGIDTVIGDNGNRLSGGQRQRLAIARAVYKNAPILILDEATSALDSESERLVQEALEYLMQGRTTLVIAHRLSTIENADRIAVLEYGRIVELGTHAELIERGGLYSSLHRLQFSAKA, encoded by the coding sequence ATGAAGCTCCCCCATCATCAAGTATTTCTCCGAGTACTATCTTATTTAAAGCCGCATAAGTCAATGATTATATTGGCCTTATTGGCAATGGCTGTAGTAGCTGCCACTGAAACCTCAATTCCCGCATTGATGAAACCCTTATTAGACCGCGGTTTTACAGGTGGACTAAACGATAAGTTGTGGCAAATTCCTTTGTTCTTGGTTGGTCTTGCCTTTATTCGGGGGGCGGCACAATTTTTATCTAACTATTGGTTAAACCGGGTCATTAATGAAGTCTTATTAATTCTTCGCGAACAAATGTTTGCGCGTCTATTGCATGCTCCTACCGAATTTTTTCAACAAAGTACGGCGGCAAACCTAATCAATACCGTTGTCTTTGAAGTAAATAACGTATTGAGTATTTTAAGTAGTGTTGCGATCAATTTAGTCAGAGACTCATTAACTGTATTGGGTTTATTAGGCTACTTGTTTTATCTCAATTGGAAATTAACACTTGTTGTGATGGTCATTTTTCCAATCATTGGTTACACGATTAGTCGAATCAATAAGCGCTTAAGATCCTTAGGTCGTGATCAACAAAAATATACTAGTGAATTAGCGTATGTAGTTGAAGAGGCAAGTGCTGGACATAAAGTTGTTAAATTAAATAGTGGGCAGGATTATGAGATGTATCGTTTTACGGAAATGGCCAAACAGCTCAGAAAATTCGCCATTCGTTCCTCAATTGCTGGAGGATTAAATCAACCGATTACTCAGATTGTGGCTTCCATTGCATTATCCGGGGTTTTGTTGATTGCGATCTTACAATCATCCACTGGCGGCACGACTGTTGGTGAGTTTGCTGCTTTTGTCACTGCCATGATGCTGATTATTTCCCCGCTTAAACATTTGGCAGATATTAATCAACCACTGCAAAGAGGCTTAATTGCTGCTGAAATGATTTTTGGTTTGATTGATCAGCCCTTAGAAAAACAAGTAGACGAAGTGCATGCAAAATCTCTAAAAACAGCTAAAGGAAATATTGAGTTTGATCATGTGAGTTTCTCATACCAAGCAGCTCATCAAGAGTCGACTGATCCTCAGCGGGAAGTTCTACGTGATATTCAGTTAAACATTGCACCTGGCGAAGTAGTTGCCTTTGTTGGACCCTCTGGCAGCGGTAAAACAACATTAGTTAATTTAGTGCCGAGATTTTATACGCCAACGACCGGGCGAATATTGCTCGACGGTCATCCAATTGAAGAATATAAGTTAGCTGATTTACGCTTGCAAATCGGTTTTGTAAGCCAAGACGTCATTTTATTTAATGACACTATTGCAGCCAACGTTGCGTATGGTGTTGTGCATCAAGAGGATATCGATAGGGTGAAGGTTGCTGAAGCAATAGCCGCGGCTAATTTATCTGAAATGATTCGTGATTTACCAGATGGTATCGATACCGTAATTGGCGATAACGGTAATCGATTATCAGGTGGTCAAAGACAGCGTTTAGCGATTGCCAGAGCAGTTTATAAAAATGCCCCGATTCTTATTCTAGATGAAGCTACTTCGGCCCTCGACTCTGAATCAGAGCGCCTCGTGCAAGAAGCGTTGGAGTACTTGATGCAGGGTAGAACAACATTAGTGATTGCTCACCGCCTATCAACGATTGAAAATGCAGACCGTATTGCCGTTCTTGAGTATGGACGAATTGTCGAGTTAGGAACGCATGCTGAGCTGATTGAGCGGGGTGGTCTCTACTCCAGCTTACATCGATTACAGTTTTCAGCTAAGGCTTAG
- the rng gene encoding ribonuclease G, producing MNEEILINFTPQETRVALVQHGEVQELLIERAQNLGILGNVYLGKVVRVLPGMQSAFVDIGLEKSAFIHVADINNGADMPIEKLVFDGQTILVQVLKDPLGTKGARLTTHISIAGRNLVYLPLDEKNGQIGISQRITDEAERDRLKQRLRSILPEELKGCLIMRTSAEEASDRDLEQDLNYLLLTWSRIHQQTLTKPTPSKIYEELNLIERVMRDIAEESTTVIRIDSAENCTKLQQFAATYMPKLVDKIQLYRGERPLFDLFDVENEINLALNRRVNLKSGGYLMIDQTESMTTVDVNTGSYIGAKTFVDTIYKTNLEAAKAIARQLRLRNLGGIIIVDFIDMHTAEHQTAVLSELNKSLALDRMKTTVNQFSNLGLVEMTRKRTRESLAHQLCEPCPVCEGKGEVKTAQTICYEILREIVREHRQFNPKEFRIVASPDVIDLFLEEQSQFLAELGEFIGKPIRLRSEGSFAQEHYDIVLL from the coding sequence ATGAATGAAGAAATTTTAATTAACTTTACCCCACAGGAAACAAGGGTTGCTCTTGTTCAACATGGTGAGGTACAAGAACTTCTCATCGAAAGAGCGCAAAACCTTGGCATTTTAGGGAATGTTTATTTAGGTAAGGTTGTACGCGTTTTGCCTGGTATGCAATCCGCCTTTGTAGATATTGGGCTTGAAAAATCAGCCTTTATACATGTTGCCGATATTAATAATGGCGCTGACATGCCCATTGAAAAACTCGTCTTTGATGGACAGACTATTCTTGTTCAGGTTCTAAAAGACCCCCTTGGGACAAAAGGTGCTCGCTTAACCACGCACATCAGTATTGCTGGTCGTAATTTGGTGTATCTCCCGCTCGATGAAAAAAATGGTCAAATTGGCATTTCTCAAAGAATTACGGATGAGGCTGAACGGGACCGCTTAAAACAAAGGCTAAGGAGCATCCTTCCTGAAGAGTTAAAAGGCTGTTTGATTATGCGCACAAGCGCTGAGGAAGCAAGCGATAGGGATTTAGAGCAAGATTTAAATTATCTTTTACTGACCTGGTCAAGGATTCATCAACAAACCTTAACCAAGCCTACCCCATCCAAAATTTATGAAGAGCTCAATCTGATTGAGCGTGTCATGCGTGATATTGCTGAAGAATCTACAACCGTCATACGTATTGATTCAGCAGAAAACTGTACGAAACTCCAACAATTTGCTGCAACTTATATGCCGAAGCTAGTGGATAAGATTCAACTGTATCGTGGTGAACGTCCTTTGTTTGATTTATTTGATGTGGAAAATGAGATCAACTTGGCACTCAATCGTAGGGTCAATCTCAAGTCCGGTGGTTATCTGATGATTGATCAAACGGAATCCATGACTACGGTTGATGTGAATACGGGCAGTTATATTGGGGCTAAAACCTTTGTTGATACGATCTACAAAACCAATCTTGAAGCGGCTAAAGCCATTGCGCGGCAATTACGCTTAAGAAATTTAGGTGGCATCATTATTGTTGATTTTATCGATATGCATACGGCAGAACATCAAACCGCCGTCTTGTCTGAACTCAATAAGAGTTTGGCACTAGATCGGATGAAAACGACAGTGAATCAATTCTCGAATCTCGGTCTGGTTGAGATGACGCGCAAACGCACGCGAGAATCATTAGCCCATCAACTGTGTGAACCCTGCCCTGTCTGTGAGGGTAAGGGTGAAGTAAAAACTGCTCAAACGATTTGCTATGAAATACTTCGGGAAATTGTTCGTGAACACCGTCAATTTAATCCTAAAGAATTTAGAATTGTTGCATCGCCCGATGTGATTGATTTATTTCTAGAAGAACAAAGCCAATTCCTAGCTGAACTAGGCGAATTTATTGGTAAACCGATTCGTCTTCGCTCTGAAGGAAGCTTTGCTCAAGAACATTACGATATTGTGTTGCTCTAA
- a CDS encoding Maf family protein → MLYLASQSPRRQAILNDLRVNFQLLLPDSSENPELLETVLPQEASQDYVLRVTLLKLQAAVERLNRQGLPWAPILCADTTVALTKDGKEMILGKPHDDNDALSMLELLNGQCHVVHTAIAIQMEQNQAPEYVMSSSKVYFANNSTQKLKSYVATNEPLGKAGAYAIQGYGSCLIEKIEGSHSAIMGLPIFETSRLLEKAGIGFILSP, encoded by the coding sequence ATGTTGTATCTTGCTTCCCAAAGTCCAAGACGCCAAGCGATATTGAATGATCTGCGGGTGAACTTCCAGCTATTGTTGCCCGATTCTTCTGAAAACCCTGAATTACTCGAAACCGTTCTTCCGCAAGAGGCATCTCAAGATTACGTGCTTCGGGTTACTCTTCTCAAGCTTCAAGCTGCGGTTGAACGTCTCAATCGTCAAGGACTACCATGGGCCCCCATCTTGTGTGCAGATACGACGGTCGCACTAACGAAAGACGGGAAAGAGATGATTTTAGGTAAGCCCCATGATGATAATGATGCGTTATCGATGCTCGAGTTACTCAATGGTCAGTGTCATGTTGTACACACGGCGATCGCCATTCAAATGGAGCAAAATCAAGCCCCAGAATATGTGATGAGTTCATCTAAGGTCTATTTTGCCAATAACTCAACGCAAAAATTAAAGTCCTATGTTGCTACCAATGAACCTCTTGGTAAAGCTGGCGCTTATGCTATTCAAGGCTATGGCAGCTGTTTAATCGAAAAAATAGAAGGTAGTCATAGTGCCATCATGGGCTTACCTATTTTCGAAACGAGCCGCCTCTTGGAGAAGGCTGGAATTGGGTTTATCCTATCTCCATGA
- the rlmH gene encoding 23S rRNA (pseudouridine(1915)-N(3))-methyltransferase RlmH: MKLFVIAVGHKMPQWVEIAIQDYVKRMPKEAPILIKELKPDVSPAKEAIKIREQIPKNSFVIALDERGKDLTTVQMSEQFAQWQQMGKDIYLIIGGADGLDSDLKASCQALWRLSSLTLPHALARLLLVEQLYRSWTILQNHPYHRE; this comes from the coding sequence ATGAAACTCTTTGTTATTGCTGTTGGACATAAAATGCCTCAATGGGTTGAAATTGCAATCCAAGATTATGTCAAACGGATGCCCAAAGAAGCTCCTATTCTGATTAAAGAGCTTAAACCGGATGTAAGCCCAGCTAAAGAAGCTATTAAGATTCGGGAACAAATCCCTAAAAATAGTTTTGTTATTGCCCTTGATGAGCGTGGTAAAGATTTAACAACAGTGCAAATGTCTGAGCAATTTGCGCAGTGGCAACAGATGGGTAAAGATATTTATTTAATCATTGGCGGGGCTGATGGTCTAGATAGTGATCTGAAAGCCTCTTGCCAAGCGCTATGGCGTTTATCAAGTCTAACGCTTCCTCATGCACTTGCAAGGTTATTATTAGTTGAACAACTGTACCGTTCTTGGACTATTTTGCAAAACCACCCCTATCATAGAGAATAA
- the rsfS gene encoding ribosome silencing factor, producing the protein MELRKLQRTVIDALEDVKAVDIRVFDTSKLTDLFDRVIITTGNSNRQTRALAFSVSTSVKEKGGEVISIEGLDTGEWVLVDCGDVVVHILQPAIRAYYQLEGMWGGKPVRVKLNAQKGPTSGPMNFSDDLDDE; encoded by the coding sequence ATGGAATTAAGAAAATTACAACGTACTGTGATTGATGCATTAGAAGATGTGAAAGCCGTCGATATTCGTGTATTTGACACTTCAAAATTAACCGATTTATTTGATCGTGTAATTATCACTACTGGCAACAGCAATCGTCAAACGAGGGCTCTGGCATTTTCTGTAAGTACCAGCGTAAAAGAAAAAGGTGGCGAAGTGATTTCCATCGAAGGTCTTGATACCGGAGAATGGGTACTTGTTGATTGTGGCGATGTCGTTGTCCATATTTTGCAACCTGCGATTCGTGCCTATTATCAACTCGAAGGTATGTGGGGTGGAAAACCGGTTAGAGTTAAATTAAATGCACAAAAAGGCCCCACCAGCGGCCCAATGAACTTTAGTGATGACCTGGATGATGAATGA
- the nadD gene encoding nicotinate (nicotinamide) nucleotide adenylyltransferase: MIGIFGGTFDPPHWGHVKLAQNFIELLRLDELLWLPAGQPWQKSTHITSAKMRYELTLAAVEDLKILLFDTDNKTHVGVSRIELDRQGPSYTIDTAKELRQLYGANQSIVWLMGADTYQNMSTWNDWQHLPDYLHLAVASRKLSPSVTKAHIDPDHPQTIVEMIELFDQRITDNVNDLRQAPHGKVFFDENFHVDLSSTELRAQLTQQASRSELAESLSPQVLDYTQLHHIYQPQDSTN, from the coding sequence ATGATCGGTATTTTTGGCGGCACATTTGATCCACCTCATTGGGGTCATGTCAAATTAGCGCAAAATTTTATTGAATTACTCAGACTCGATGAACTATTATGGTTACCCGCTGGCCAACCATGGCAAAAAAGTACCCATATCACTTCAGCAAAAATGCGTTATGAGTTAACTCTCGCCGCCGTAGAAGATTTAAAAATTTTATTATTTGATACTGACAATAAAACACACGTTGGCGTCAGCCGAATTGAGCTTGATCGTCAAGGTCCAAGCTATACGATTGATACTGCAAAAGAATTAAGGCAATTGTATGGGGCCAATCAATCAATTGTCTGGCTCATGGGTGCAGATACATATCAAAATATGTCGACGTGGAATGATTGGCAACACCTGCCAGATTATCTCCACCTAGCGGTTGCAAGTCGAAAGCTTTCCCCATCTGTCACAAAAGCTCATATTGATCCAGACCATCCTCAAACCATCGTTGAAATGATTGAACTATTTGATCAAAGGATTACGGATAATGTGAACGACTTGAGGCAAGCGCCGCACGGAAAGGTCTTTTTTGATGAAAATTTTCATGTGGATCTTTCTTCTACCGAATTGCGTGCCCAACTCACCCAACAAGCATCTCGTTCTGAATTAGCCGAATCTTTATCCCCACAAGTGTTAGACTACACGCAACTCCACCATATTTATCAACCGCAAGACTCCACTAATTGA
- the hemF gene encoding oxygen-dependent coproporphyrinogen oxidase has protein sequence MSIQVTELKHFFWNLQEYITQSFSELERQSFLSDEWEKPADSPLQGYGRTMIVENGHFFERAGVAFSHVSGKKLPPSATAQRPEIAGGSFEAMGVSLVFHPWNPKVPTVHMNVRCLVAQKDGIDPVWWFGGGMDLTPYYGNLEDCQHFHQTCKNVLDTFDEKYYPLFKKNCDTYFYLPHRQEPRGIGGIFFDDFSELGFEKSFALTQSVGKSFVDAYLPIAKKNQHQSYTEAEKEFQEYRRGRYAEFNLVYDRGTHFGLQSGGRAESILMSMPPIARWQYQRPIQPGSPEHQLTDFFLQPRDWLNT, from the coding sequence ATGTCTATACAAGTAACTGAACTCAAGCATTTCTTTTGGAATTTACAAGAATATATTACCCAATCGTTCTCTGAACTTGAGCGTCAATCCTTTCTGAGTGATGAGTGGGAAAAACCCGCTGATAGCCCTCTGCAAGGTTATGGCCGTACGATGATTGTTGAAAATGGCCATTTTTTTGAACGTGCTGGTGTTGCTTTTTCCCATGTCAGCGGGAAAAAACTACCTCCATCTGCAACTGCTCAGCGCCCTGAAATTGCAGGCGGTAGTTTTGAAGCGATGGGAGTCTCTTTGGTCTTTCATCCATGGAATCCCAAAGTACCAACGGTTCATATGAATGTGCGATGCCTGGTGGCACAAAAAGACGGTATAGATCCCGTCTGGTGGTTTGGTGGCGGCATGGATCTAACTCCTTACTATGGCAATCTCGAAGACTGTCAACATTTTCACCAAACCTGTAAAAACGTTCTTGATACTTTTGATGAAAAATACTATCCGCTCTTTAAAAAGAACTGTGATACTTATTTTTACTTGCCACATCGCCAAGAACCAAGAGGTATTGGTGGTATATTTTTTGATGACTTCAGCGAACTCGGGTTTGAAAAAAGTTTCGCTCTGACACAGTCGGTAGGTAAATCATTTGTGGATGCGTATCTGCCGATTGCGAAAAAAAATCAACATCAAAGTTACACCGAAGCAGAAAAAGAATTTCAAGAATATCGTCGCGGCAGATACGCTGAATTTAATTTAGTGTACGACCGTGGCACTCACTTTGGTTTGCAATCTGGTGGTAGAGCAGAATCTATCTTAATGTCAATGCCTCCAATTGCAAGGTGGCAATATCAACGCCCTATTCAGCCAGGTAGCCCTGAACATCAACTCACTGATTTTTTCCTGCAGCCACGTGATTGGCTCAACACATGA
- the purD gene encoding phosphoribosylamine--glycine ligase, which translates to MKILVVGSGGREHALAWKIAQSPKVQMVYVAPGNGGTPFESKHLHGITNIPITDIAELALFAEVEKIAYTVIGPEKPLSEGIVDVFRAKGLKVFGPTQKAAQLESSKDFAKAFMKRHGIPTADYETFHDALAAHAYIDQKGAPIVIKADGLAAGKGVVVAMNLEEAHQAVDMMLSDNKLGNAGARVVIEEFLTGEEASFIVMVDGKNILPMATSQDHKRLLDHDQGPNTGGMGAYSPAPVVTPELHAKVLRQIIKPTVEGMAKDGIPFTGFLYAGLMISPNKEVKTLEFNCRMGDPETQPIMARLKSDFVDVLMHADNQTLDQVELQWDPRVALGVVMAAHNYPNTPRSGDEITGIPEESEHHIVFHAGTSFKDGKLVTSGGRVLCVVGLDGNVKGAQTRAYEALKSIQFNGSQYRTDIGHLAIKTK; encoded by the coding sequence ATGAAAATATTAGTTGTAGGATCTGGCGGCAGAGAACATGCCCTAGCGTGGAAAATTGCCCAATCACCTAAGGTACAAATGGTCTATGTTGCCCCGGGAAATGGTGGCACTCCATTTGAATCAAAACATCTTCATGGGATTACCAACATTCCAATTACGGATATTGCAGAACTTGCGCTATTTGCGGAAGTTGAAAAAATTGCGTACACCGTCATCGGTCCTGAAAAACCATTATCTGAAGGTATCGTCGATGTTTTTCGTGCAAAAGGATTAAAAGTTTTTGGTCCCACGCAAAAGGCTGCGCAACTAGAGTCTTCCAAGGATTTTGCAAAAGCGTTCATGAAACGTCATGGGATTCCTACGGCAGATTATGAAACCTTTCATGACGCTTTAGCAGCGCATGCATACATCGATCAAAAAGGTGCTCCTATCGTCATCAAGGCGGATGGCTTAGCCGCGGGTAAAGGGGTTGTTGTTGCGATGAATCTAGAAGAGGCTCATCAGGCGGTAGATATGATGTTAAGTGACAATAAATTAGGCAATGCTGGCGCGCGTGTTGTCATTGAAGAATTTTTAACAGGTGAAGAAGCCAGTTTCATTGTCATGGTAGATGGTAAAAATATTTTACCGATGGCAACTAGCCAAGATCATAAGCGCCTCTTAGATCATGACCAAGGACCCAATACGGGTGGCATGGGCGCTTATTCACCGGCACCTGTGGTCACTCCAGAATTACATGCCAAAGTATTGCGTCAAATTATTAAACCTACGGTTGAAGGAATGGCTAAAGATGGTATTCCGTTTACGGGTTTCTTATATGCAGGTCTGATGATTAGCCCCAATAAGGAAGTTAAAACGCTTGAGTTTAATTGCCGTATGGGTGATCCTGAAACGCAACCGATTATGGCAAGACTCAAAAGTGATTTTGTTGATGTTTTAATGCATGCGGATAACCAAACACTTGATCAAGTCGAATTACAGTGGGATCCAAGGGTGGCTCTGGGGGTTGTGATGGCAGCGCATAACTACCCTAATACTCCAAGAAGTGGTGATGAAATTACTGGTATTCCCGAAGAAAGCGAGCACCACATCGTGTTTCATGCCGGCACAAGCTTCAAAGATGGTAAGCTAGTCACTAGTGGTGGTCGAGTTCTGTGTGTTGTAGGTCTTGACGGAAATGTGAAGGGGGCTCAAACTCGTGCCTATGAGGCTTTAAAATCTATTCAATTTAATGGCTCTCAGTATCGAACTGATATTGGGCACCTTGCGATAAAAACGAAATAA
- a CDS encoding YebC/PmpR family DNA-binding transcriptional regulator has product MAGHSKWANIQHRKGRQDEKRGKVWTKIIREVTVAAKMGGGDINNNPRLRLAIDKAKDANMPNENVTRAIQKGTGSLEGVHYEEIRYEGYGPGGVAVMVDCLTDNKTRTVAEIRHAFSKNGGNLGTDGCVSYLFMHCGQLMFAPHIEENQLMDAALDAGADDVIVHEDASKEVITSPVNFSAIKDALIAQGLQPEFGEVTMRPETEVELLVDSATTMQKLLDALENLDDVQNVYSNASFDE; this is encoded by the coding sequence ATGGCCGGTCATTCTAAATGGGCCAATATTCAACATCGTAAAGGTCGACAAGACGAGAAGCGCGGGAAGGTTTGGACGAAAATCATCCGCGAAGTAACTGTTGCTGCCAAGATGGGCGGTGGCGATATTAATAACAACCCGCGTTTAAGATTGGCTATCGATAAGGCAAAAGATGCCAATATGCCAAATGAGAATGTGACAAGAGCTATTCAAAAAGGTACGGGGTCGCTGGAAGGGGTCCACTATGAAGAAATTCGTTATGAGGGTTATGGTCCTGGAGGTGTTGCTGTCATGGTGGACTGCTTGACGGACAATAAAACACGAACTGTGGCTGAAATTCGTCATGCATTTTCAAAAAATGGTGGTAATTTAGGAACTGATGGCTGTGTTTCTTATCTTTTCATGCATTGTGGTCAACTCATGTTCGCACCTCATATTGAAGAAAATCAACTAATGGATGCCGCTCTAGATGCTGGAGCAGATGATGTCATCGTGCATGAGGATGCTTCAAAAGAAGTGATTACTTCACCTGTCAATTTTTCTGCAATTAAAGACGCTCTGATTGCCCAGGGTCTTCAACCTGAATTCGGTGAAGTCACGATGCGCCCTGAAACAGAAGTAGAACTCTTAGTGGACTCCGCTACAACCATGCAAAAATTATTAGATGCGTTGGAAAACTTAGATGATGTCCAAAATGTTTACTCCAATGCAAGTTTTGATGAATAA
- a CDS encoding quinone oxidoreductase, which produces MTTNTVKAIRMSKTGGAEVLEYVDVQLGEPGPGEVLVRHHAIGVNFLDIYFRNGLYPSPLPAGVGQEGAGVIEKVGPNVTHVKVGDRVAYAGRPAGSYSQARVMPADIIVKLPDAISFEQAAAMMLQGMTVQYLLNSTYKVQKGDTVLFHAIAGGVGTIACQWLKALGATVIGTVGSPEKAALAKSMGCDHTILYRDEDFVKRVREITDGKGVPVVYDSIGKDTFMKSLDCLSPLGTMVTFGNASGPVPPLDLSILAGKGSIKVTRPTLTTYVLNRALLEPMVADLFQRVMSGQVKIEITHRYPLEQAAQAQRDMEERKTTGSIILIP; this is translated from the coding sequence ATGACAACAAACACAGTAAAAGCCATCCGAATGAGTAAAACAGGTGGAGCAGAAGTCCTTGAATATGTTGATGTTCAGCTAGGGGAGCCTGGTCCTGGTGAAGTGTTAGTGCGCCATCACGCTATTGGGGTTAATTTCTTAGACATTTACTTCAGAAATGGTTTATATCCCTCACCATTGCCTGCTGGAGTGGGTCAAGAAGGCGCGGGCGTCATTGAAAAAGTGGGACCTAATGTGACCCATGTAAAGGTTGGCGATCGTGTTGCCTATGCAGGTCGACCTGCAGGTTCTTACTCTCAGGCTCGAGTGATGCCTGCTGACATTATTGTGAAGTTGCCCGATGCCATTAGCTTTGAACAAGCTGCTGCAATGATGTTACAAGGTATGACAGTACAGTATCTACTCAACAGCACCTATAAAGTTCAAAAAGGTGACACCGTTTTATTTCACGCCATAGCAGGTGGCGTTGGAACGATTGCATGTCAATGGTTAAAAGCATTGGGTGCAACAGTCATTGGCACCGTTGGTAGTCCTGAAAAAGCAGCATTAGCAAAATCAATGGGTTGTGATCATACGATTTTGTATCGAGATGAAGACTTTGTGAAACGCGTCAGAGAAATTACTGATGGTAAAGGCGTACCAGTGGTCTATGACTCCATTGGTAAAGATACCTTCATGAAGTCACTGGATTGTTTATCACCACTTGGTACCATGGTGACTTTTGGAAATGCTTCTGGCCCTGTACCTCCTTTAGATCTCTCTATTTTGGCAGGGAAGGGCTCTATCAAGGTTACTCGCCCCACGTTGACAACATACGTGCTCAATCGTGCTCTTTTAGAGCCAATGGTGGCAGATTTATTCCAAAGGGTCATGAGTGGGCAGGTGAAGATTGAAATCACCCATCGTTATCCATTAGAGCAAGCTGCGCAGGCACAGCGTGATATGGAAGAACGTAAAACCACTGGATCCATCATTCTCATACCTTAA
- a CDS encoding GAF domain-containing protein, protein MSFCGHVILQNDIFEISDALEDQRFADNPLVTGNPLIRFYVGIPIKSARGNNLGTLCLIDDHPRTLTQEERGFLVAFKNIIQTYMINQHQNKTFQLIMDSVQEGIIVHDRSGRIVFINPAAHDLLGDSLMSLFGQSSWSHGKELSQDPASSMTDINEIMTAMHHEVLPYEGQTVLTKADGQQVQIYFQIEPLIRGGVMTNTILVLQAN, encoded by the coding sequence ATTTCATTTTGTGGACATGTGATTTTACAAAACGATATATTTGAAATTTCTGATGCCTTAGAGGATCAACGTTTTGCTGATAATCCATTGGTAACAGGCAATCCACTAATTCGTTTTTACGTAGGGATCCCAATAAAAAGTGCTAGAGGAAATAACTTAGGCACCCTTTGTTTGATTGATGATCATCCAAGAACATTGACTCAAGAAGAAAGAGGCTTTTTAGTTGCTTTCAAAAATATCATACAGACTTACATGATTAATCAACATCAAAATAAAACCTTTCAGTTGATTATGGACTCTGTTCAAGAAGGAATTATTGTTCATGATCGTAGCGGTAGAATTGTCTTTATTAATCCAGCGGCCCATGATTTACTGGGCGATTCTTTGATGTCTCTATTTGGACAATCTAGCTGGAGTCATGGTAAAGAATTGTCACAAGACCCAGCTTCAAGTATGACTGATATCAATGAAATTATGACCGCCATGCATCATGAGGTTTTACCTTATGAAGGACAAACTGTATTAACTAAAGCAGATGGTCAACAAGTTCAAATATATTTTCAGATTGAGCCTCTTATTCGAGGAGGTGTGATGACAAATACAATTCTTGTTTTACAAGCCAATTAA